From the genome of Roseibium sp. Sym1, one region includes:
- a CDS encoding transposase, which produces MRKNHPLRKIRKIVTTVLFGLSADFAVLYSSMGRPSIAPVKLLRALLLQAFYSIQSERLLMERLEYDLLFRWFIGIGVDDPAWNHSIFSKTPAQYQSGETYIQGKVSRCGDELARTALYKSAHSLLVRPKKWSSLRALGMNIAKRLGMARARVAVARKLAVILHRMWAVAAEFCFGKEAAVPALA; this is translated from the coding sequence GTGCGAAAGAACCATCCGTTGCGCAAGATCCGGAAAATTGTGACCACGGTGTTGTTTGGTCTGAGCGCCGACTTTGCAGTGCTTTATTCTTCGATGGGACGTCCTTCGATCGCACCGGTGAAGCTGCTACGAGCATTGCTGTTGCAGGCGTTTTACTCGATCCAGTCGGAACGGCTTCTGATGGAGCGGCTGGAATACGACCTTCTGTTTCGCTGGTTTATCGGTATTGGCGTTGACGATCCCGCATGGAACCATTCGATCTTTTCGAAGACGCCAGCGCAATACCAATCGGGTGAAACCTACATTCAGGGCAAGGTCAGCCGTTGCGGCGACGAACTCGCCCGCACCGCCCTCTACAAGTCAGCACATTCGCTACTTGTGCGCCCGAAGAAATGGTCGAGCTTGCGCGCCTTGGGCATGAACATCGCCAAACGTCTCGGCATGGCACGGGCCCGCGTGGCGGTAGCTCGCAAGCTGGCCGTTATCCTGCATCGCATGTGGGCCGTTGCAGCCGAATTCTGCTTTGGAAAGGAAGCCGCCGTCCCCGCATTGGCATGA
- a CDS encoding OmpA/MotB family protein, whose translation MSRRKGKGTDGGAPLWIVTFADLMSLLVVFFVLIISFSIQDKEKLQVVAGSMREAFGVKETSRKTGIIEVEGIPIRDYMKDISQIPQELDSDFAQERHEKRRKQGPEANTNDTLEAEIEKPRQFASAAASLRQAWQEMPEITEISTNIILEETEEGLNIMLVDQDGRSMFKEGSKYPYESTRRLLSKMAPVISRMPNRIHITGHTTAGQQGFDPTYTAWELSSDRANVARQILVEYGVPSDQIFGVTGKADSEPLFPNDPYLAANRRIGLLLMSEAPPLPVSHKP comes from the coding sequence ATGTCGAGAAGAAAAGGGAAAGGGACGGACGGAGGCGCGCCTCTTTGGATCGTGACATTTGCCGACTTAATGTCACTACTTGTAGTATTTTTTGTTTTGATTATCTCTTTTTCAATTCAAGATAAAGAGAAACTACAGGTCGTTGCTGGGTCTATGCGCGAAGCATTTGGCGTGAAAGAAACATCTCGAAAAACTGGCATTATTGAAGTAGAGGGAATTCCAATCCGTGATTACATGAAGGACATAAGCCAAATTCCACAAGAATTAGATTCTGACTTTGCTCAGGAGAGACACGAAAAACGTCGAAAGCAAGGCCCGGAAGCAAATACGAACGATACGTTAGAGGCGGAAATAGAGAAGCCGCGGCAATTTGCCTCCGCCGCCGCATCGCTACGCCAAGCTTGGCAAGAAATGCCCGAAATAACAGAAATCTCTACAAACATCATATTGGAGGAAACGGAAGAAGGTTTGAATATTATGCTTGTCGATCAAGATGGGCGCTCAATGTTTAAAGAAGGATCTAAATATCCGTACGAAAGCACTAGAAGACTTCTTTCAAAAATGGCGCCAGTTATTTCACGGATGCCAAATAGAATCCATATCACGGGACATACCACTGCTGGTCAACAAGGGTTTGATCCAACTTACACTGCGTGGGAGCTCTCGAGTGACCGTGCAAATGTCGCAAGGCAAATTCTTGTCGAATATGGTGTACCAAGCGACCAAATCTTTGGCGTAACAGGAAAGGCAGACTCTGAACCACTCTTCCCTAATGACCCCTACCTTGCGGCGAACAGAAGAATTGGTCTGCTATTGATGTCAGAAGCGCCGCCCCTGCCAGTTTCTCACAAACCATAG
- the istB gene encoding IS21-like element helper ATPase IstB gives MPRALEALDHTLHRLEQGEITAVEAIDALLSEEYSTRETRRIDVALKTARLVPIKTLEGFEFSFQPSLDRERIAALAQLDFVRRSEVVHFLGPPGTGKSHLATGLGVAAVKAGRSVYRATLADLIEALSKAEREGRLVDKIRFYARASLLIVDEIGYLPITQGGANLFFQLVNARYEKGAMILTSNRGFAEWGEVFGDPVVATALLDRLLHHAVVVQIEGASYRLRGHPDLIPGHMRANAPISPPPPPRRRGRAPKAIHGAAGL, from the coding sequence ATGCCGCGTGCATTGGAAGCACTCGATCACACGCTTCATCGTCTGGAGCAGGGTGAGATCACGGCGGTGGAAGCGATCGATGCCTTGCTCAGTGAAGAGTATTCCACGCGCGAGACCAGGCGGATCGACGTGGCCCTCAAGACGGCGAGGCTGGTTCCGATCAAGACGCTGGAAGGCTTCGAATTCTCCTTCCAACCTTCGCTTGACCGCGAACGTATTGCAGCCCTTGCCCAGCTCGACTTTGTCCGACGGTCGGAAGTGGTCCACTTCCTGGGCCCACCGGGTACCGGCAAATCCCACCTTGCCACTGGTCTTGGCGTCGCTGCGGTCAAAGCCGGTAGAAGCGTCTACCGGGCGACATTGGCCGATCTGATCGAGGCCCTGTCCAAAGCTGAACGGGAGGGGCGCCTGGTCGACAAGATCCGCTTCTACGCCCGGGCCTCGCTACTGATCGTCGACGAGATCGGTTATCTGCCGATTACACAAGGCGGAGCCAACCTGTTCTTCCAGCTTGTCAACGCTCGCTATGAAAAAGGGGCGATGATCCTCACCTCAAACCGCGGCTTCGCGGAATGGGGAGAAGTCTTCGGGGATCCTGTTGTTGCGACCGCACTCTTGGACAGACTTCTTCACCATGCTGTCGTCGTGCAGATCGAAGGCGCCAGCTATCGGCTTCGCGGGCACCCGGATCTAATCCCGGGACATATGCGTGCAAACGCGCCGATCTCGCCACCACCCCCGCCGAGGCGCAGGGGACGGGCACCAAAAGCTATACACGGAGCCGCCGGTCTGTAA
- a CDS encoding IS5 family transposase (programmed frameshift): MDRFVLTDAQWAKIEPHCLGKPTDPGRSGGNNRLFIEAVFWGVRTGSPWRDLPAMFGNWSTAFRRFRDWREADIFKRIFDALSDEPDMEYAMVDATIVKVHRHGQGAKGGPQSQAIGRSKGGMTTKILALTDALGNLVRFRLLPGHRFDSVGVAPLIDGVEFGALLADKAFDSNAIVADLDERGAKVVISQHSRRALPRKIDAEIYKWRHLIENFFCKLKEFKRIAMRASKTDRSYEAFIYLAAAVINSR, translated from the exons ATGGATCGTTTTGTACTGACAGACGCCCAATGGGCGAAGATAGAGCCGCACTGCCTTGGTAAACCGACGGACCCCGGGCGGAGCGGCGGGAATAACCGCTTGTTCATCGAAGCCGTGTTTTGGGGTGTGCGCACTGGCAGCCCCTGGCGTGATCTTCCTGCCATGTTCGGTAACTGGAGCACGGCCTTCCGGCGGTTCCGGGATTGGCGCGAGGCCGATATTTTCAAACGCATCTTTGATGCTCTGTCGGACGAACCGGACATGGAATACGCCATGGTGGATGCCACCATCGTCAAGGTTCACCGCCATGGTCAGGGCGCAAAAGGGGGAC CTCAGAGCCAGGCCATTGGCCGATCCAAAGGCGGTATGACCACCAAGATACTGGCCCTGACCGATGCCTTGGGTAATCTCGTTCGATTCCGCCTACTGCCTGGTCACCGTTTTGACAGCGTCGGAGTCGCACCGCTGATTGACGGTGTCGAGTTTGGGGCTTTGCTCGCCGACAAAGCCTTCGACAGCAATGCCATTGTCGCTGACCTCGATGAACGCGGCGCCAAGGTCGTGATCTCTCAGCATTCCCGCAGAGCCCTGCCGCGAAAGATCGATGCAGAGATCTACAAATGGCGACACCTCATCGAGAACTTCTTCTGCAAACTCAAAGAGTTCAAACGCATCGCCATGCGCGCCTCCAAAACCGACCGCAGCTACGAGGCATTTATTTACCTCGCTGCTGCCGTGATAAACTCGAGATGA
- a CDS encoding IS5 family transposase, whose amino-acid sequence MGRSRGVLTTKIHALVDTEGRPIRLKLTEGQAHYGRSAADMFETLKAGHILLADRAYDSDALRAEMAGRGVWANIRAMPNRVKSFPFSAWVYRQRNAVERFFNKLKHFRAIATRYDKRDDNFLASVQLASIRIWLRTYESVT is encoded by the coding sequence ATGGGTCGCTCGCGCGGCGTCCTTACCACCAAGATCCATGCGCTTGTCGATACCGAGGGACGGCCGATCCGCCTCAAGTTGACTGAGGGCCAGGCTCACTACGGACGCTCGGCCGCCGACATGTTCGAAACGCTTAAGGCCGGTCACATCCTGCTCGCCGACCGCGCCTATGACAGCGATGCGTTGCGCGCGGAAATGGCCGGGCGAGGCGTATGGGCCAACATCCGCGCCATGCCAAACCGCGTCAAATCCTTCCCGTTCAGTGCCTGGGTCTATCGACAGCGCAACGCCGTCGAGCGCTTCTTCAACAAACTCAAACACTTCAGGGCCATTGCCACACGATACGACAAGCGCGACGACAATTTTCTCGCGTCAGTCCAACTCGCTTCAATCCGCATCTGGCTGCGAACTTATGAGTCGGTCACCTAG
- a CDS encoding transposase, protein MEVSMARFDLTDFEWSVIQPLLPTKVRGVPRADDCKVLNGIFWVCARGHPGPRYQCATRPYTTCDNRFNY, encoded by the coding sequence ATGGAGGTCAGTATGGCACGCTTCGATCTGACGGATTTCGAGTGGTCTGTAATACAGCCCCTACTACCGACAAAGGTGCGTGGTGTACCGCGCGCTGACGATTGCAAGGTCCTGAACGGCATCTTCTGGGTCTGCGCACGGGGGCACCCTGGGCCGAGATACCAGTGCGCTACGCGCCCGTACACGACCTGTGACAACCGCTTCAACTACTAG
- a CDS encoding heparan-alpha-glucosaminide N-acetyltransferase translates to MTGSWNSSSNLTNHRILLVDAVRGIAIAGVVLFHVVWDLELSGLVRGLAFNSVWLLFGRLLAGTFMFLVGVSLVLAHNEELKLKKFAKRVLVIVTAAFTISIVTSFAFPETYIYFGILHAIAVSSLLGVLFLRLPPLGALSTGLVFLIVPQFVALDLLNTRWFAWTGLSAFPPPSNDFVPILPWAGLTMIGIFLTKVSLSKNFNSRSAADLPDTQLTRSLVWMGRNSLLIYLVHQPLLFGIIFPISYLLDY, encoded by the coding sequence ATGACGGGATCTTGGAATAGTAGTTCCAATTTAACAAATCATCGAATTCTTCTAGTTGACGCAGTACGAGGGATTGCGATTGCTGGAGTTGTTCTTTTCCATGTTGTTTGGGATTTGGAATTATCAGGACTCGTACGGGGTCTTGCGTTTAATTCAGTTTGGCTTTTATTCGGACGTCTTCTTGCCGGAACGTTTATGTTTCTTGTCGGTGTAAGCCTCGTACTCGCACACAACGAAGAGCTCAAGCTAAAAAAATTCGCAAAACGAGTACTGGTGATAGTTACGGCAGCATTCACAATTTCTATTGTTACTAGTTTCGCTTTTCCGGAAACTTACATTTATTTTGGGATACTACATGCGATTGCTGTTTCTTCTTTGCTTGGCGTTTTGTTCCTTAGATTGCCACCGCTAGGGGCATTATCCACCGGCTTAGTGTTTCTAATTGTTCCTCAATTTGTAGCGTTGGATTTATTAAACACGCGATGGTTTGCTTGGACCGGCCTTTCGGCCTTCCCTCCGCCAAGCAACGATTTCGTCCCAATTTTACCTTGGGCTGGATTGACTATGATAGGAATTTTCCTCACGAAGGTTTCGCTCTCAAAAAACTTCAATTCAAGGTCGGCCGCAGACCTGCCTGACACTCAATTGACACGAAGCTTAGTGTGGATGGGGCGCAATAGCCTTTTGATATACCTAGTTCACCAGCCATTGCTTTTTGGAATTATCTTTCCAATTTCCTATCTACTTGATTATTGA
- a CDS encoding L,D-transpeptidase family protein, with amino-acid sequence MKIFHAIALAASALLPVGCVGTAFEMDSRGEIAIPASIETLMRSKGTKSTDPLFIRIFKQESELEVWKQNRVGKYVLLKTYAMCRWSGDLGPKKAEGDRQSPEGIYEVTLPRLNPNSQYYLSFDLGYPNKLERARGYTGTALMVHGACSSSGCFAITDDQIGEVYALAREALRAGQPAIQVQSLPFRMTPRNLALHKSNANFNFWLDLKEASTRFDVLQEPPDFGFCEGRYRFGISKTSAPQYGPLGKCPQLEAPPANVTEKLDADLRSAEQLLEEERSVELSYVDGGMHTRFRTVLLNKGAEFLSKQTSNNGVPISRPKAALSDPFNRMLGQP; translated from the coding sequence ATGAAGATATTCCACGCTATTGCATTGGCAGCATCGGCGCTATTGCCTGTTGGATGTGTTGGCACCGCTTTCGAAATGGATTCTCGCGGCGAAATCGCGATTCCCGCCAGCATTGAAACGTTGATGAGGAGCAAAGGTACCAAATCAACGGACCCCTTGTTTATTAGAATTTTCAAACAAGAAAGTGAACTTGAGGTCTGGAAACAAAATCGAGTTGGCAAGTATGTTCTACTAAAAACTTATGCGATGTGTCGCTGGTCTGGCGACTTGGGGCCCAAAAAAGCTGAAGGTGACCGGCAATCGCCGGAAGGTATTTACGAAGTAACGCTCCCAAGATTAAATCCAAATTCTCAGTATTATCTGTCGTTTGATTTAGGTTATCCCAACAAACTTGAACGAGCGAGAGGCTACACCGGAACTGCCTTAATGGTTCACGGTGCCTGTTCCTCCTCCGGTTGCTTTGCAATAACTGACGATCAAATAGGTGAGGTGTACGCTCTGGCTCGAGAAGCATTACGCGCAGGGCAGCCTGCAATCCAGGTCCAGTCACTTCCCTTCCGTATGACACCCAGGAACCTTGCATTACACAAAAGCAATGCAAACTTCAATTTTTGGTTAGATTTGAAAGAAGCCTCTACAAGATTCGATGTATTGCAAGAGCCGCCTGATTTTGGGTTCTGCGAAGGGAGATACCGTTTTGGTATTTCGAAAACATCTGCGCCTCAATATGGGCCACTCGGAAAATGTCCTCAACTCGAAGCTCCACCTGCCAATGTAACTGAAAAGTTGGATGCTGATTTAAGATCAGCAGAACAACTCCTAGAAGAGGAACGTAGTGTTGAATTATCATACGTCGACGGTGGAATGCATACCAGATTTAGAACCGTTCTTCTAAACAAAGGAGCAGAATTTTTATCAAAACAAACGTCTAATAATGGTGTACCAATAAGCAGGCCTAAAGCAGCTTTGTCTGACCCGTTCAATCGCATGCTTGGCCAGCCATGA
- a CDS encoding TVP38/TMEM64 family protein yields the protein MKTGSSNIVKIVASIALSSIFLLFALGWRPNFFENFNSETVKTLVEHSGIWGPLFIIALMTLAIVVSPLPSAPIALAAGAAYGHTLGTIYVATGSCLGATIAFLIARKLGRNAIVRLLGEYANYGFLGSQNALTITVFTTRVIPFISFDAVSYAAGLSGLYLWRFIIATIAGIIPASFVLAHFGAEAMNGPIEPAELLTLGLGIFTALPLLWLTLRRRLRPKSWRDHRGHN from the coding sequence ATGAAAACTGGTTCATCAAACATAGTAAAAATAGTTGCCTCTATTGCACTAAGTTCCATTTTTCTGTTATTTGCTCTTGGGTGGCGCCCGAATTTTTTCGAGAATTTTAACTCAGAAACTGTAAAGACGCTTGTCGAACATTCAGGTATCTGGGGACCACTTTTCATTATAGCTCTAATGACGCTAGCTATTGTCGTCAGTCCTCTTCCAAGTGCCCCAATCGCACTCGCTGCTGGAGCTGCATACGGGCATACTCTGGGCACGATTTACGTTGCAACCGGTTCTTGCCTCGGTGCAACGATTGCGTTTTTAATTGCGCGAAAGCTCGGACGAAATGCGATTGTTCGTCTTTTGGGTGAATACGCAAACTATGGTTTTTTGGGTTCTCAAAATGCTCTGACCATCACGGTCTTTACAACCCGAGTCATACCTTTCATTTCTTTCGACGCTGTGAGTTACGCAGCAGGCCTAAGTGGGCTTTATTTATGGCGGTTTATCATCGCAACTATCGCCGGAATAATACCTGCAAGTTTTGTTCTTGCACACTTTGGCGCAGAAGCAATGAATGGCCCGATTGAACCCGCAGAATTGTTGACGCTAGGTTTGGGAATATTTACCGCCCTTCCATTGCTTTGGTTAACTCTTCGTAGACGTTTAAGACCAAAGAGCTGGCGCGACCACCGCGGCCATAATTAG
- a CDS encoding IS5 family transposase (programmed frameshift), which yields MARFDLTDFEWSVIEPLLPTKVRGVPRADDRKVLNGIFWRLRTGAPWADIPVRYGPYTTCVNRFNRWRKAGHWARILEAISNAYDGDVQMIDSSSIRVHQHVANDQKKTNGSRCMGRSRGGLTTKIHALVDAEGRPIRLKLTEGQTHDGRSAADMFETLSAGHILLADRAYDGDALRTEMASRGTWANIRAMPNRVKTFPLSAWVYRQRNAVERFFNKLKHFRAVATRYGKRDENFLASVQLASIRIWLPTCESVT from the exons ATGGCACGCTTCGATCTGACGGATTTCGAGTGGTCTGTGATAGAGCCGCTTCTGCCGACAAAGGTGCGAGGAGTACCCCGCGCCGATGACCGCAAGGTTCTGAACGGCATCTTCTGGCGGTTGCGCACAGGAGCTCCCTGGGCGGATATACCGGTGCGCTATGGCCCGTACACGACCTGTGTCAACCGCTTCAACCGATGGCGCAAGGCTGGGCATTGGGCGCGCATTCTTGAAGCCATATCAAATGCTTACGACGGCGACGTGCAGATGATCGACTCCTCATCGATCCGCGTTCACCAGCATGTTGCCAACGACCAAAAAAAGACGAACG GATCCCGTTGCATGGGTCGCTCGCGCGGCGGCCTGACCACCAAGATCCATGCACTCGTTGACGCCGAGGGACGACCGATCCGCCTCAAGTTGACCGAGGGCCAGACCCACGACGGACGCTCGGCCGCCGATATGTTCGAAACCCTCAGTGCCGGACACATCCTGCTCGCCGACCGCGCTTATGACGGCGATGCCTTGCGCACCGAAATGGCGTCGCGGGGCACATGGGCCAACATCCGCGCCATGCCGAACCGCGTCAAAACATTTCCACTCAGCGCCTGGGTCTATCGGCAGCGCAACGCTGTCGAGAGGTTCTTCAACAAACTCAAACACTTCAGGGCCGTTGCCACACGATACGGCAAGCGCGACGAAAATTTTCTTGCCTCAGTCCAACTCGCTTCAATTCGCATCTGGTTGCCAACTTGTGAGTCGGTCACCTAG
- a CDS encoding acyltransferase family protein: MGGSLGDSTLTEGARIETSQRMPWVDAAKGICIILVVMMYATYNTGEHTGKVGFLHYAIGFATPFRMPEFFLISGLFLSNVIARPWRRYADRRIIHYLYFYGLWALISICLKIGIFSGRPDQMLLDLAWAVVQPYGVLWFIYMLAVFSLAAKLLWRVNMPHWVVILVAAVLQMTGYVSPSYLVTQFFAYFVFFYLGYAAAPLVFRIVAFSERHWRLSLVGLGIWAIANYLLVFSPGYALHPAEMQMGLAAIPPVHLFLAVAGTFALCVMGALFVRSPRFEWLRWIGEHSLVVYVAFTIPMSIIRGILQWSGLISDVGILSVVVFAGSLVSPLILYSLVRWTGYGTFLFERPGWARIPIEKSVAYN, encoded by the coding sequence ATGGGCGGAAGTTTGGGCGATAGTACGTTGACTGAGGGGGCGCGTATTGAAACGTCTCAGCGCATGCCATGGGTCGATGCAGCCAAAGGGATCTGCATCATCCTGGTTGTCATGATGTATGCAACGTATAACACAGGCGAACACACCGGGAAGGTTGGGTTTCTTCACTACGCGATCGGTTTCGCCACACCCTTCCGAATGCCGGAATTCTTTCTCATTTCTGGCCTGTTCCTCTCCAACGTCATTGCCAGACCCTGGCGGCGTTACGCGGACCGGCGCATCATTCATTACCTTTATTTTTACGGGCTCTGGGCCTTGATCTCTATCTGCCTGAAAATCGGCATTTTCAGCGGGCGGCCAGATCAGATGTTGCTCGATCTTGCGTGGGCTGTTGTACAACCTTACGGAGTTCTCTGGTTCATCTATATGCTCGCAGTGTTCTCGCTAGCGGCAAAACTATTGTGGCGGGTGAATATGCCACATTGGGTGGTCATTTTGGTTGCGGCGGTGCTGCAGATGACAGGTTACGTTTCACCCAGCTATCTCGTTACGCAGTTCTTCGCCTATTTTGTCTTTTTTTATCTTGGCTACGCCGCAGCTCCGCTGGTCTTCAGGATTGTTGCTTTTTCGGAACGACATTGGCGACTTTCTTTGGTCGGACTGGGCATTTGGGCCATTGCGAACTACCTGCTCGTGTTTTCGCCCGGCTATGCCCTTCACCCGGCCGAAATGCAGATGGGTCTTGCAGCTATTCCTCCGGTCCATTTGTTCCTCGCAGTTGCCGGTACCTTCGCCTTGTGCGTCATGGGCGCGTTGTTTGTGAGGAGCCCGAGGTTCGAATGGCTCAGGTGGATCGGCGAGCATTCACTGGTCGTCTATGTAGCCTTCACAATTCCCATGTCGATCATTCGCGGGATCTTGCAGTGGAGCGGGCTGATTTCCGATGTCGGCATATTGAGTGTTGTTGTGTTCGCCGGATCGCTCGTCAGTCCCCTGATCCTTTATTCCCTCGTAAGGTGGACGGGATACGGCACCTTCTTGTTCGAAAGGCCAGGCTGGGCAAGGATCCCTATAGAAAAGTCGGTCGCGTACAATTAA
- a CDS encoding methyltransferase family protein, which produces MISSSGSYGLWSLVFVNSAIFIVFAFSFFKPKTAQDWRSLGAFSAFVLALFTEMYGFPLTIYLLSGWLQTFEPDVDWNSHVSGHLPEVLLGWQANPHAGLFHIASFIFIGCGFWLLAVAWRHLWAAQRKDRLAVAGPYARMRHPQYAGFVLIMFGFLVQWPTILTLVMFPILVWMYVRLARHEEADSRARFGSEWDSYAGRVPAFVPSRLTSDRQAGNGGQRSTKNSERE; this is translated from the coding sequence TTGATCTCGTCCAGCGGATCTTATGGGCTCTGGTCGCTGGTTTTCGTCAACTCGGCGATTTTCATCGTCTTTGCCTTCAGTTTCTTCAAGCCGAAGACTGCGCAGGACTGGCGCAGCCTTGGCGCGTTCAGTGCTTTCGTCCTGGCGCTCTTTACGGAGATGTACGGCTTTCCCCTGACGATCTATCTGCTTTCAGGTTGGCTTCAGACTTTCGAACCTGACGTCGACTGGAATTCCCATGTCAGCGGGCATCTCCCGGAAGTGCTTTTAGGATGGCAGGCGAATCCGCATGCAGGCCTGTTTCACATCGCCAGTTTCATTTTCATTGGGTGCGGCTTCTGGCTCCTCGCTGTGGCCTGGCGCCACCTCTGGGCGGCGCAGAGGAAAGATCGGTTGGCCGTGGCCGGTCCCTACGCCCGAATGCGCCATCCGCAATATGCAGGTTTTGTGCTGATCATGTTCGGCTTCCTGGTGCAGTGGCCGACCATCCTGACTCTGGTGATGTTTCCAATATTGGTTTGGATGTACGTGCGCCTTGCTCGCCATGAAGAAGCCGATAGCCGGGCGCGTTTCGGATCCGAATGGGACTCCTATGCAGGCCGCGTACCCGCTTTTGTTCCATCCCGTTTAACTTCCGACAGGCAAGCTGGTAATGGCGGTCAACGCTCTACCAAGAACTCCGAGCGGGAATAA